In the Candidatus Baltobacteraceae bacterium genome, one interval contains:
- a CDS encoding propionyl-CoA synthetase, with protein MARRSRGDQRTLALNPTYDRVHARSLRDPEGYWGEVAEQITWFKKWDRVLDRSRPPFYRWFSGGELNTCYNALDRHVENGRGEQVALIYDSPITQTIRKYTYNQLLDQVARFAGVLTALGVKRGDRVILYMPMVPEAPIAMLACARLGAVHSVVFGGFAPRELAVRIDDCKPTVVVSASCGIEPARTIAYKPLLDEAIERASHKPSACVILQRPQLEAAIVPGRDREWAALMASAQPVPCTPVLATDPLYILYTSGTTGQPKGVVRDNGGHAVAVHNTMKMIYGMESPDVFWTASDVGWVVGHSYIVYGPLLAGCTTILFEGKPVGTPDAGVFWRIVSEHNVRALFTAPTAFRAIKREDPDGELIARYDLSGFRTLFLAGERCDPPTLAWAQEQLRVPVIDHWWQTETGSAIVSNYVGLEGPDGKMLPIKAGSPTKAAPGWDVHALGAEGRNVKPGEIGTLCCKLPLPPGSSPTLWNAEDRFRSAYLEAFDGYYSTGDAGYLDEDDYVYVMTRVDDVINVAGHRLSTGAMEEVLASHPDVAECAVVGVADELKGQIPLGFVVLKAGVGRGNDAITSEIVQMVRDRIGPVAAFKHAIVVGRLPKTRSGKILRSTIQKIADDQPYNMPATIDDPIILNEIGLALHSAGYAKTLTV; from the coding sequence GTACGATCGCGTTCACGCGCGATCGCTACGCGACCCCGAGGGCTACTGGGGTGAAGTGGCCGAGCAAATTACGTGGTTCAAAAAATGGGATCGCGTGCTGGATCGCTCGCGTCCGCCGTTTTACCGGTGGTTTTCCGGCGGCGAGCTAAACACGTGTTATAACGCGCTCGACCGTCACGTCGAAAACGGCCGTGGCGAGCAGGTCGCGCTGATCTACGATAGCCCGATCACGCAGACCATTCGCAAGTACACGTACAATCAGCTGCTGGACCAAGTCGCGCGGTTCGCCGGCGTCCTCACAGCGCTCGGCGTGAAACGCGGCGATCGCGTCATTCTCTACATGCCGATGGTCCCCGAAGCGCCGATTGCGATGCTTGCGTGCGCGCGACTCGGTGCCGTCCACTCGGTCGTCTTCGGCGGGTTCGCGCCGCGCGAGCTCGCCGTGCGCATCGACGACTGCAAACCAACCGTTGTCGTATCGGCATCCTGCGGCATCGAGCCGGCGCGAACGATCGCGTACAAGCCGCTGCTCGACGAAGCAATCGAACGCGCTTCCCACAAGCCGTCAGCGTGCGTTATCCTGCAACGTCCGCAATTAGAAGCTGCCATTGTTCCCGGACGCGATCGAGAATGGGCCGCGCTAATGGCGTCTGCGCAGCCGGTTCCGTGCACGCCGGTACTCGCTACGGATCCGCTCTACATTCTCTACACGAGCGGCACGACCGGCCAGCCAAAGGGTGTCGTGCGCGACAACGGCGGACACGCCGTCGCCGTGCACAACACCATGAAAATGATCTACGGCATGGAATCGCCGGATGTGTTCTGGACCGCATCCGATGTGGGCTGGGTTGTCGGGCACTCGTACATCGTATACGGCCCGCTGCTTGCGGGCTGCACGACTATTCTCTTCGAGGGCAAGCCGGTTGGAACACCGGATGCGGGCGTATTCTGGCGCATCGTTTCGGAGCACAACGTGCGCGCACTATTCACGGCGCCGACAGCATTCCGCGCCATCAAGCGTGAAGATCCGGACGGCGAGCTGATCGCACGCTACGACCTTTCGGGATTTCGCACGCTGTTTCTCGCAGGCGAACGCTGCGATCCGCCGACCCTCGCGTGGGCGCAAGAACAATTGCGCGTCCCCGTCATCGATCATTGGTGGCAAACGGAAACCGGATCGGCCATCGTCTCGAACTACGTCGGTCTCGAGGGACCAGACGGTAAGATGCTGCCGATCAAAGCCGGCTCACCGACCAAAGCTGCGCCGGGTTGGGACGTGCATGCGCTCGGCGCCGAAGGCCGCAACGTGAAACCCGGTGAGATAGGTACGTTGTGTTGCAAGCTTCCATTGCCGCCCGGCTCGTCGCCGACGCTCTGGAACGCCGAAGATCGTTTTCGTTCTGCGTACCTCGAGGCATTCGACGGTTACTACAGCACCGGCGACGCAGGCTACCTCGATGAAGACGACTACGTGTACGTTATGACGCGCGTCGACGACGTCATCAACGTCGCCGGACATCGTCTTTCAACCGGCGCGATGGAAGAAGTCCTCGCCTCGCATCCGGACGTCGCGGAATGTGCGGTCGTCGGTGTGGCCGACGAGCTCAAAGGTCAAATTCCGCTGGGATTCGTCGTGCTGAAAGCCGGCGTCGGGCGTGGGAACGACGCAATAACGAGCGAGATCGTGCAAATGGTGCGCGACCGCATCGGCCCGGTCGCTGCATTCAAGCACGCCATTGTGGTTGGGCGCTTGCCGAAGACACGCTCCGGAAAGATCCTACGTTCCACCATTCAAAAGATCGCCGATGACCAGCCCTACAACATGCCGGCTACAATCGACGATCCTATAATCTTGAACGAGATCGGTTTAGCGCTACACTCCGCCGGCTACGCAAAAACCCTTACGGTCTAA